In Scomber japonicus isolate fScoJap1 chromosome 21, fScoJap1.pri, whole genome shotgun sequence, one DNA window encodes the following:
- the tram1 gene encoding translocating chain-associated membrane protein 1, giving the protein MGIRKKTNKNPPVMSHEFVIQNHADIVSCVAMVFLLGLMFEVTSKFAVLFITVQYNVTISTNEGPEETAVNHFHHGIKDLATIFFYMLVAIIMHAIIQEYVLDKINRKKHFSKTKHSKFNESGQLSAFYLFSFGWGTSILLSENFLSNPVTLWEGYPHTLMPFQMKFYFICQLGYWLHSLPELYFQKTKKEDIPRQLVYIFLYLVHIAGAYILNLNRLGLVLLVLHYFVELLFHVSRLIYFSNENRQMGFTIWAILFVLGRLLTLSLSVLTVGFGLATAENQGFDLAAGNFNVLFVRITVLAAICLTQAFMMWKFINFQLRRWREHAQAQTLKKKQVPTKSKSKKDKANGVNGVNSHGADSPRARKEKSS; this is encoded by the exons ATGGGGATCCGAAAAAAGACGAACAAGAACCCGCCGGTGATGAGCCATGAGTTTGTCATCCAGAACCATGCAGATATTGTTTCCTGTGTTGCTATGGTGTTTCTGCTTGGGCTGATGTTTGAG GTCACCTCAAAGTTTGCAGTGTTGTTCATAACTGTCCAGTACAACGTCACCATCTCCACAAATG AAGGCCCAGAAGAGACAGCCGTGAACCACTTCCACCACGGTATCAAAGACTTGGCGACTATCTTCTTCTACATGCTGGTAGCCATTATCATGCACGCTATTATCCAGGAGTATGTGCTGGAT AAAATCAACAGGAAGAAGCACTTCTCCAAAACCAAGCACAGCAAGTTCAACGAGTCGGGCCAGCTCAGCGCCTTCTACCTATTCTCCTTCGGCTGGGGCACAAGCATCCTGCTCTCT GAAAATTTCCTGTCCAATCCAGTCACCCTGTGGGAAGGTTATCCCCATACACTGATGCC ATTCCAGAtgaaattctacttcatttgtCAGCTGGGCTACTGGTTACATTCTCTCCCAGAACTCTACTTCCAAAAGACAAAGAAG GAGGATATTCCACGGCAGCTTGTGTACATCTTCCTGTACCTGGTCCACATTGCAGGTGCCTACATTCTGAA TCTGAACCGTCTGGGTCTGGTCCTGCTGGTGTTGCACTACTTTGTCGAGCTTCTCTTCCACGTTTCCCGCCTGATCTATTTCAGCAACGAGAACAGACAAATGGG TTTCACCATATGGGCCATCTTGTTTGTCCTTGGACGGCTGCTCACCCTGTCCTTGTCTGTCCTCACCGTGGGCTTTGGCCTCGCCACAGCTGAGAATCAAGGCTTTGATTTGGCTGCAGGAAACTTTAATGTTCTTTTTGTTAG GATAACTGTCCTGGCCGCTATCTGCCTCACTCAGGCCTTCATGATGTGGAAATTTATCAACTTTCAGCTGCGCCGGTGGAGAGAGCATGCCCAAGCTCAGACCTTGAAAAAGAAACAAGTTCCCACCAAGAGCaaatcaaagaaagataaag ccAATGGAGTAAATGGAGTGAACTCCCACGGAGCTGATTCACCAAGAGCAAGAAAAGAGAAGTCCTCATAA
- the xkr9 gene encoding XK-related protein 9, protein MSNPDNKYTKLRWILTISGLLLYMVDIFMDVAVALKYFQDKDYVWAGLTMVFILVGLVVTQIFSYAWYIDDMNDVMINPGRTEEISGMSTGVLTVIHLFGMGIFTRYYHLLKKAFEVVWTSARTDDHHKLFCHATDLSMLKMFEAFLESVPQLLLQLYIVLGHNESSVIQYLCMAFSFFNAAWALVDYRRCLRRSIPRFREMPSGLPAAVYLLYKLCTITSRILSYTLLLMLSIYSTIALPILWLLATIWTHTLKTDFCSTLTSKHKRLEFLYRAVVGVILMFTFFNVKGQDTKVAMTVYYCFYTLMNILTLSLLGFLKPGLQKGTFLMTVSGVISWGSVLGLVSLVLYYLFLHPRETLREADEVDGIGREVVITGRINNFLQP, encoded by the exons ATGTCTAATCCAgacaacaaatacacaaaactgcGATGGATATTAACCATTTCTGGACTTTTGCTGTACATGGTGGATATTTTTATGGATGTTGCCGTGGCTCTGAAATATTTTCAGGATAAAGATTATGTCTGGGCTGGACTGACTATGGTGTTTATTCTGGTTGGGCTGGTGGTGACGCAGATCTTCAGTTATGCCTGGTACATAGATGACATGAATGATGTCATGATAAATCctggaagaacagaagaaatatcaggCATGTCCACAGGTGTACTGACTGTCATCCATCTATTTGGTATGGGCATCTTTACCAG GTATTACCACCTTCTGAAAAAGGCTTTTGAGGTGGTTTGGACTTCAGCTAGGACGGATGATCACCACAAGCTGTTTTGCCACGCCACTGATCTGAGCATGCTCAAAATGTTTGAGGCATTCCTGGAGAGTGTTCCCCAACTCCTTCTACAGCTTTATATAGTGCTGGGACACAATGAGAGCTCGGTCATTCAGT ATTTGTGTATGgccttctctttctttaatgCTGCATGGGCTCTTGTGGATTATCGCCGCTGCTTGCGCAGATCCATCCCTCGTTTCAGGGAGATGCCCTCCGGCCTCCCCGCAGCTGTCTATCTCCTCTACAAATTATGTACCATCACCAGTCGAATCCTGAGCTACACTCTCCTCCTCATGCTGAGCATCTACAGCACCATAGCTCTCCCCATCCTCTGGTTGCTGGCGACaatctggacacacacacttaaaacagACTTCTGCTCAACCTTAACCTCAAAACACAAACGGCTTGAGTTTCTCTACCGGGCTGTCGTAGGGGTCATACTCATGTTCACTTTTTTCAATGTCAAAGGGCAGGACACCAAAGTGGCGATGACTGTCTATTACTGTTTTTACACTCTTATGAACATTTTGACTCTATCACTGTTGGGTTTCTTAAAGCCAGGGTTGCAGAAAGGTACTTTCCTTATGACAGTAAGCGGAGTGATTTCTTGGGGTTCAGTGTTGGGACTAGTGAGTCTTGTGCTGTATTACCTCTTCCTGCACCCCAGAGAGACTTTGCGTGAGGCAGATGAGGTGGACGGCATAGGAAGGGAAGTGGTGATCACTGGGAGGATAAATAACTTCTTACAGCCTTGA